The Enterobacter huaxiensis sequence ATGCGTGAGAGTCGCCGCTGTGGTTGAACACGCCGTCAAGAATCAGGCGCATGCCTTCGTTTTGGGTGTTCTTGCGCAGGCGCAGCAATGCTTCGTCACCGCCAAACTGTTCGTCAACGTGGCGATAATCCTGAGTATCATATTTATGTACGCTCGGCGCCTTAAATACCGGGTTCAGGTACAGCGCCGTCACGCCAAGCTTTTTCAGGTACGGAAGCTTTTCGCTGATGCCGTCGAGATCGCCGCCGTAGAAGGTCGATCCGCCCGCCTGCGCCGTAAGCGGTTCATCCCACGCTTTCATGATGATGTCGTGTCCGGCGGCGTGGTGGTAATAAACCTTATCCTGCTGTGCGGTGCGCTTATCGCTGCGCGCAAAGCGGTCCGGGAAAATCTGGTAGAACACCTGATCGTTAACCCACCGTGGGCCATTATCCGGGTAATCCACGGCAAACTGCTCCAGCCTGGCCGGTGGAAAACGGCTGAATCCCTGCGGGGTAAACCACAGCTGACGATGGTTCCACAGCAGCTTGAAAGCGTAGCGACGACGCGGCTGTCCGCTGCGCAAATCGATATTAGCCCGCCACGCGGTCACGCCCGGCTGCGGCTGGCTGCGCTGTTTGTGCATTTTCAGCGTCGTTTCTTCGTTATCCACTTCCGCGCGGAGCGTCACGCGTTCAGGCTGATTTTCCCCCGCCAGCCAGAGCGTAATCACAAGGTTGTCTTTGTTTTGCTTAACAAATGGGGCAACCGGAAGGTGCCAGGCATTTAACATCACGAATCCCCTTTGATGAAATTGACGTCACCTTGCCACAGGGTGGTTAAGGTTAGCTCATCATGCAAAGGTTTATTAGGGGAGGAGGACGGGGGATGAGGCACCGGTGCAGCCTGGTGCCCTCACCCTAACCCTCTCCCACGGGGAGAGGGCAAAAGGATGTTACTGTGCTTCTGCCAGCTGACGGTCGTGTCGGCGCTTAAACATCCAGCCCACCAGCAGCAGGGCGATCCACGCGAAGCCCACGTACAGGGAGATACGGGTATCCGGATGGTAGCCAATCAGGGCAATAATAAAGACCAGGAAGATCAGGCCGACCACGGTGGTTGGCACGCCGCCCGGCACTTTGAACTTCAGCGCTTTGGCCTCTTCTGGCGACAGGCGGCGACGGAAAGCAATCTGCGACAGCAGGATCATGATCCACACCCACACGGTGGCGAAGGTCGCCAGCGAGGCAATCACCAGGAAGACGTTCTCCGGCATGATGTAGTTCAGGTACACCGAGAACAGCAGCGCCACGGTCATCACCACCACGGTCACCCACGGCGTTCCGCGGCGCGAAGTTTTCGCAAACACCTTCGGCGCGCTGCCCTGCTCTGCCATCCCGTGCAGCATACGGCCTACGCCGAAGACGTCACTGTTGATCGCCGACAGCGACGCGGTCAGCACCACAAAGTTGAGAATGCTGGCGGCAAAGGCGATGCCCATGTGCTGGAAGGTCAGTACAAACGGGCTGCCGTTGGTGCCGACCTGATTCCACGGGTAGATGGACATAATCACGAACAGCGTACCCACATAAAACACCAGAATACGCATCGGCACGGAGTTGATGGCGCGCGGGATGGACTTCTCCGGGTCTTTCGCTTCACCGGCGGTAATGCCGATAATCTCGATACCGCCGTAGGCGAACATCACCATCTGAAGCGACATCACCATGCCGAGCCAGCCGTTGCTGAAGAAGCCGCCGTTGCTCCACAGGTTATGAATGCCGGTCGGCTGGCCGCCGTTACCGATACCCCAGATGATGATGCCGAAACCGGCGAGGATCATGATAATGATGGTCGCGACTTTGAAGAACGAGAACCAGAACTCCAGCTCGCCGAACACCTTCACGCTCATCAGGTTGACGGCGCAGATGATCAGCACCACGCTCAACACCCATATCCAGTGCGGTACGTCGGGGAACCAGACGCCCATGTAGATCCCAAACGCGGTTACGTCGGCAATCGCCACAATCAGGATTTCAAAGCAGTAGGTCCAGCCGGTGATAAAGCCTGCCAGCGGGCCTAAGTTTTCTTGTGCATAGCGCGAGAAGGAGCTGGCGGACGGGTTGTGAACAGACATCTCTCCCAGCGCGCGCATAATGATATAGGCCGCAACCCCACCGATAATGTACGCCAGCAGCACGCTTGGACCGGCCATTTTGATGGCATCTGCCGAGCCATAAAAAAGACCGGTGCCGATAGCAGAGCCCAGCGCCATAAAGCGGATGTGGCGCGTGCTCAGTCCACGCTTAAGTTTGTTAGTGCTTTCCATTTAAATCTTGCCATTCAACACGAAAAAAACAAAAAACCACGGGGCCTTAAGCCCCGTGGTTAAACAGTTTGTTGCCGTTGATTAATGGGCGTTCGATGCGACCTGACGCCCTGCAGCACGGTCCCAGATAATCGCCAGAACCAGCGCAACAACGGTAGGCATCAGCCAGGCCAGGCCCTGCTCGGACAGCGGCAGACGCTGTGTCCAGGCAGGCAGCACGTCTGTAAATGCTGATGCTTTGATCCCGTCAAGGATACCAAAAATCAGGCTGATAAACATGGCTGGTGCAATAATTCGCGACGAGTTGTTCCACCACGGACGGGTGAAGCTCAGCACCACCAGCACAATGCACGGCGGATAAATGGCCGTCAGCACCGGAATAGAGACCTGAATCAGGTGGCTCAGACCGAGGTTCGATACCGCCATAGAGAAGATGCCGAGGATAAACACCAGCGTGCGGTAAGAGAGCGGCAGATACTGAGCAAAGAACTCTGCGCACGCGCAGGTCAGGCCAACAGCGGTAACCAGACACGCCAGGAAGATCAGCGCCGCCAGCAGCATGCTGCCCGCACCGCCAAAGGTGTGCTGAACGTAAGCGTGCAGGATAGCCGCACCGTTCGCGTTTTGGTCAACCAGCGTTGCGCTGTCAGAGCCCAGGCGGAACAGCGCCAGGTACAGCAGCGTCAGGCCCACGCCGGCCATCAGGCCAGCCCAGATGGTATAGCGCGTCAGCAGACGTGCTTCGGTCACGCCACGGGAGCGCGCGGCGTTAACGATAACAATACCAAACACCATGGCGCCCAGCGTATCCATGGTCAGGTAGCCGTTCACAAAGCCGTTAGAGAACGCCGCGTTCTGGTACGCATCCATCGCCGTACTGATAGGACCCGCCGGCCAGACGATAGCGGCAACCGCCAGCACAATCAGCGCGACGATTTTCAGCGGAGCGAGGAAGTTGCCCACGGTGTCCAGCAGCTTGCCCGGATAGAGGGAAACCAGAATCACGATCGCAAAGTAGACCAGGCTGTAGATAAACAGCGGCATCGCGCCGTCACCGGTCAGCGGGGCAATACCCACTTCGAAGGAAACCGTTGCCGTACGCGGCGTAGCGAACAGCGGGCCCACGGCCAGATAGCAGACGGTCGCCAGCAGAACGCCAGCCACTTTGCCAATCGGCGTGCTCAGGCTATCCACGCCGCCGCCGACCTTCGCCAGCGCGACAACGGTCAGAACCGGTAGACCCACGGCCGTAATCAGGAAGCCAAACGCAGCGGTCCAGACGTGTTCACCCGCCTGTAAGCCAACCATTGGAGGAAAAATGATATTACCTGCGCCAACGAACAGCGCAAATGTCATAAAGCCCAGCGCGATGATGTCACGCGATTTTAAATGATGGGTCATAAAACCTTACTGCCTGTGGATGTGGTGTTGAAAACGTTGAGATTTTCGCCATCCCGTACGGGACGATACAGCGGAAAATTTGCTCAATTTCAGCGGGATATGCTCCCGTCCTGGCGTGGAGAAGAATAGTTTTTCGATTTACCACGCAAATACAGTCGGTCTGACAGTATATGGGGGGCAATTTAAACGCTTATAACGTTTAAAGGCAAGGTGGGATCGTAAAACCAGAACAATATGCCAGCATGAAAATACAAACCAGCACATCAGGCTAGTTATAAGAAAAACGCATGGCTAATCATGCGAACAAAAAAACATCAACCGTATAAAATTCATTCGCGTTTCGCTTGACCGCAAAGCAAACGGGCCAGCAATGGCTGGCCCGTGGAAAGGAATAATGACAGGTCCGCTATCAGGCGCTTTTTTTGGCAATTAATCGTTCCGGAATCACGAAGCTGAAGCGGGTTCCCTTGCCTAAGGTGCTCTGGATATCGAGACGGCTCTCATGGTGATTCACCGCGTGTTTCACAATCGCCAGCCCCAGGCCGCTGCCTCCGGTTTGTCGCGAGCGCGCTTTATCGACACGGTAGAAACGTTCGGTAAGACGCGGGAGGTGTTCAGATGAGATCCCCGGCCCGTTATCCTCAACGCTAAACTCCGCGCCCGCTGCGGTAGGCTGCCAGCGCACCCAAATATGCGTTCCTTCCGGCGTATGGTTCACCGCGTTATAGACCAGATTGGAGATGGCGCTGCGAAGCTCGTCTTCGCTGCCAAGCACTTTAAGGGTGTTATCGACCTCAAAGGTGAACTCATGTTTTTTATGGCTGAGCGTCTGCGCTTCACGCTCCACGACCCGCAGCATCATTGGCACATCGATGGTGTCAGTCAGCGCAAGCGAGGGGGCCGCTTCAATCTTCGAGAGCGTAAGAAGCTGTTTGACCAACCCCTCCATCCGGTGGGTTTGCTCCCGCATGGTGTGCAGCGCTTTCTCGCGCGGCGCGCCTTCCAGGATCTGCTCCTGCATCATCTCCAGATATCCCTGCAGCACCGTCAGCGGCGTGCGCAGCTCATGGCTCACGTTGGCGAAGAAATTACGCCGCGCGCCTTCCAGCTGGTGCATCTGGGTGACGTCGCGCGCCACCATCAGCCACTGCCGATCGCTGTAGGGCATCACGCGAATTTCAAGATGCCGACCATTATTGAGCTTCAGATTGTGCGGACGCGTAAATTCGCGCGTTTTGAGATACTGCGTGAACTCCGGGTAACGCAGAAGGTTGAGGATGTTCTGTCCGTTATCGTCCGGCCAGCGCAGGCCCAGCAGCTGTTGCGCCAGGCCGTTACACCAGAAGATGGTGCCCTCTTCTGTGGTCAGAATGACCGCATCCGGCAGCGATTCTGCACCGCTTCGGAAACGTTTGATAAGGCTTCCCAGCTCGCGGCGGCGCTTTTTATTTCGCATCTGCATCTGGTGCAGGCCGTACAGCAGCGGCTCCCAGCTTCCGCTCCCCGGCGGGGGCGTCATACTTCTGTCGACCCACAGCCACCAGGAAAGACGCAGTAAATTCCAGAAATGCCAGATCAGCAGGCCGGTGACTGCCGCCAGCAGAAACCAGGGTAGATGTCCAAGAAAGGCCCCCAGAATGAAGGCCGGAATACAGCATAAGATCAGTTCAAAGACGAGCCTTTTCCATGACAGACGTTCCAGCACGCGTCACACTCCTGTCATTGTTCAGAAACGGGTTGAGAAACGATAACCCGTGCCGCGGACCGTCTGCACCATGCGATCGTGGCCGCTCAGTTCCAGCGCTTTACGCAGGCGGCGAATATGGACGTCAACCGTTCGGTCTTCGACATAGACGTTAGTTCCCCAGACGTTATTCAGCAACTGCTCGCGGCTGTAAACGCGTTCCGGGTGCGTCATAAAGAAGTGTAAAAGCTTAAACTCGGTCGGCCCCATGTCGAGGGGATTTTCGCCCGTCATGACACGGTGTGAGGTTGGGTCAAGGCTCAGGCCCTGCATCTCAATCACCTCTTCTACCGCCATCGGGGAAATACGGCGCATAACGGCTTTGATGCGGGCCACCAGCTCCTTCGGGGAGAACGGCTTGGTAATGTAATCGTCCGCGCCGGTTTCCAGACCGCGCACGCGATCCTCCTCTTCACCGCGCGCCGTGAGCATCACAACCGGGATATCGCGGGTCATCGCTTCACGTTTAATGTGTTTGATGAACTGCAGTCCAGAGCCACCCGGCAGCATCCAGTCCAGCAGAATCAGATCGGGCCAGGGTTCATTCAGCTGGTTCACCGCGCTGTCATAATCTTCCGCTTCAACCGGCTGGAAGCCATTTTGTTCGAGCACGAAGCACACCATTTCACGAATTGGAGCTTCATCTTCTACGACCAGAATACGTCTCGCCATACTTTGCCCTGTCTTATCTTATTTAAATTACAAGTTTGTAATGCGGCGTCATTATGCGTCAGATTTATGACAGATTTATGAAAAACATTACCACCATAACTGGCAAACTGTTGTTTTATGACAGCGGTTATTTTCCGTTCCCTGACAGTTTATAATCCGCACCATCATTTTTCGCCACGGATCTCTTATGCGCATACTTCACACCTCGGACTGGCATCTGGGTCAAAACTTTTACAGTAAAAGCCGCGCCGCAGAACATGAAGCGTTCCTGAACTGGCTGCTGAAGACGGCTCAGTCGCATGACGTTGATGCCATTATTGTCGCGGGTGACATCTTTGATACCGGACAGCCGCCGAGCTATGCGCGTGAGTTATATAACCGCTTCGTGGTCAACCTGCAGCAGACTGGATGCCATCTGGTGATTGTTGCCGGAAACCACGACTCCGTGGCCACGCTCAATGAGTCTCGGGATATTCTGGCGTTTCTCAATACCACCGTGGTCGCCAGCGCAGGGCATGCGCCGCAGATCCTGAAAAAACGCGACGGCACGCCGGGGGCCGTGCTGTGCCCGGTTCCCTTCCTGCGCCCGCGCGATATCGTGCAAAGCCAGGCGGGGCTGTCCGGCGGCGAAAAGCAGCAGCATCTGTTACAAAGCATCACCGACTATTATCATCGGCAGCATGAAGATGCCTGCGCCCTGCGCGGTGAGCTGACGCTCCCGGTGATTGCCACCGGACATCTCACTACCGTCGGTGCCAGTAAAAGTGACGCCGTACGTGACATCTATATCGGCACGCTGGATGCCTTTCCGGCGCAAAACTTCCCGCCAGCCGACTACATTGCGCTCGGACATATACACCGGGCACAGATCGTCGGCGGCGCGGAGCACATTCGCTACTGCGGTTCCCCCCTCGCGCTCAGTTTCGATGAAACCGGCAAAGCCAAATCCGTCCACCTGGTGAGCTTCACCGACGGTAAACTCAGCGCGGTAGAGACGCTTGAGGTGCCCGTTACCCAGCCGCTGGCGGTGCTGAAAGGCGATCTCGACGCCATCACCGCACAGCTAGAGCAGTGGCGCGGCGCGGCGCTTAATCCGCCCGTCTGGCTGGATATCGAAATCACTACCGACGACTACCTGCACGATATGCAGCGAAAAATTCAGTCGCTGACGGAAGATCTGCCCGTGGAGGTGTTGCTGGTGCGCCGCAGCCGTGAACAGCGCGAGAAAATTCTTCTCGGCGCCCAGCGTGAAACCCTCAGCGAACTGAAGGTGGAAGAGGTGTTTGAACGCCGCTTGTCCCAGGAAGAGATTGACGACGACAAGCGCGCAAGGCTTAACGAGCTATTCGCCCATACCCTGCACGCGCTCAACGATGAGGAAGAAAACGCATGAAAATTCTGAGCCTGCGTCTGAAAAACCTCAACTCACTCAAGGGCGAGTGGAAAATTGACTTCACCGCCGAGCCTTTTGCAAGCAACGGGCTGTTTGCCATTACCGGCGCCACCGGCGCGGGCAAAACCACCCTGCTTGACGCCATCTGCCTCGCGCTGTACCACGAAACCCCGCGCCTGCAAAAAGTGTCTCAGGCGCAAAACGACCTGATGACCCGCGATACCGCCGAGTGCCTGGCAGAAGTGGAATTTGAGGTAAAAGGCATAGCCTACCGCGCTTTCTGGAGCCAGAACCGCGCGCGTAATCAGCCGGACGGAAATCTGCAGGCTCCGCGCGTGGAGCTGGCGCGCTGCGAAGACGGCAAGATTCTGGCCGACAAGGTAACGGATAAACTTGAGCAAACCGCGGCGCTCACCGGGCTGGACTATGGCCGCTTTACCCGCTCCATGCTGCTCTCTCAGGGGCAGTTTGCCGCTTTTCTTAACGCCAAACCCAGCGATCGCGCGGAACTGCTGGAGGAACTCACCGGAACGGAAATTTACGGCCAGATTTCCGCCATGGTCTTTGAAAAGCACAAAGCCGCCCGCAGCGCGCTGGAGATGTGCGAGGCGCAGGCCGCAGGCATCGTACTGCTTAGCGAAGAACAGCAGCAGCAGTTGCAGCAAAGTTTGCAGTCACTTACTGACGAAGAGAAAACGCTTCTCACGCAGCAGCAGAGTCAGCAGAAGGATTTTCAGTGGCTTACGCGTCAGGATGAACTCCTGCGCGAGCGGGAGCGCGCCGCGCTTTCTCAGCAACAGGCGCAACGGGCGCTTGCGGAGGCGGCACCTGACCTGGCTAAGCTCCAGCATGCGCTGCCTGCCGCCCGGCTCCGCCCGCTGTGGGAGCATCAGCAAGAACAGACGTCACGACTGGCGCAAACGCAGCAGCGAATTGCTGAAGTAAATACTCGCTTACTGGCAAAAACTGCCCTGCGCGCGCGGATCCGTAACGCGGCGCAGCAAAACCGGCTGCAGCTACAGGCTGAACTCGCCGCCCTGGCTCAGTGGCTGGCAGAACATGACCGGTTCCGCCTGTGGGGCCAGGAAATTGCAGGCTGGCGGGCACACTTCTCTCAGCTCAATCGCGATAAACATCAGCTGGCTACGCTGGCTGCGCGCATCGCTGAATTGCGCCAGAAGCTGGCTGGCCTGCCGGTGAGTCCCCTGACGCTGACGGCAGACGAGGTTGCTGCGGCAATGGAGCTGCTGGGGCAATCCCGCGCGCTGCGTCAGCGTCTGACCGCGCTAAACGCCCGCTATCAGCCGCTGCAAAAACGCCTGCGTCAGAATAATGAAAGCGTACAAAAAGCGCAGGCGGAACAGTTAAAACTCAATGAAACCCTGGCCCTGCGTCGACAGCAGTACAAAGAGAAAAACCAGCACTTTGTCGACCTGAAGGCACTGTGCGAGAGCGAAGCGACGATCAAAAAGCTGGAAAATTATCGCTCCCAGCTTGAGGCAGGTAAACCCTGCCCGCTGTGCGGTTCCAGCGAACACCCCGCCGTTGAGTCGTATCAGGCGCTTGAGCTCACGGATAACCAGCGCCGCAGGGATACCCTGGAAAAAGAGGTCGTCGCGCTTAAAGAAGACGGTCTGCTGGTGCTGGGCCAGGTTAATGCCCTGTCACAGCAGATCCAACGCGAGACAGACGAAGCGCAGGCGCTCTCTCAGGAAGAGCAAGCGCTCACTAAAGAGTGGCTGGAAGTGTGTGCCTCTCTCAATATTACGCTGAATATTCAGGATGATATTGCCCCGTGGATGAGCGAGCAGGAACACTACGAGCGGCAGCTTTATCAGCTCAGCCAGCGGTTGACGCTGCAAAGCCAGCTTAGCCAGCAGGAAGAACAGGAGCGTCAGTATCAGCAACAGCTGGCGGCGACGCGTGAGGGTCTGGAAAACGCCCTGGCGGCGCTGTCGCTTAACGTTCCTGAAGAGGGAACAGAGGCCGTCTGGCTGAAGACCCGCGAAACCGAATTCGCGCAGTGGCAGGAGAAACAGACCCAGCACGGCGCCACCCAGGAGCGTATTAACGCCCTGACGCCACTTCTGGACACCCTTCCGGCGGGGGATAGCACAGAAGCCGAAGCGGTTATTCCTGACGGCTGGCGTGAAGTTCACGACGAGTGCGTGTCGCTGCAAAGCCAGCTTATCGCACAGCAGCAGCAGGAGACGCTGGAGAGTGAACGTTTGCAGCAGGCGCAGTCTCAATTCAGCGCGGCCCTGTCAGCCAGCCACTTTGACGATCGAGACGCGTTTCTTTCCGCGCTTCTTGATGCCGACACCGTTCAACACCTGGAAGAATTAAAGCAGATGCTGGAGAAGCAGATACAGCAGGCTACGGCGCTCTTTGCCCAGGCGGAGCAGCAGCTGCAGAGCCATCAGGCGCTGCGTTCGGATGAGCTTAATGCCGACGCCCAAACGCTGCAGGCCCAGCTGCAGCAGCTGGCGCAGCAGCTGCGTGAGAACACCACTCGCCAGGGTGAGATCCGCCAGCAGCTCAAGCAGGACAGCGATAACCGTCTGCACCAGCAGGCGCTCATGCGGCAAATTGACGAGGCGGCACGTCTGGCCGATGACTGGGCCTATCTGAACGCGCTGATTGGCTCAAGCACCGGCGACAGATTCCGCAAGTTTGCTCAGGGGCTGACGCTGGATAATCTGGTCTGGCTTGCTAACCAGCAGCTCAACCGCCTGCACGGACGCTATCTGCTTCAGCGTAAGGTCAGCGACGCGCTGGAGCTGGAAGTGGTCGATACCTGGCAGGCGGATGCTGTCCGCGACACCCGCACGCTTTCAGGCGGCGAGAGTTTCCTGGTGAGCCTGGCGCTGGCGCTGGCGCTTTCCGACCTGGTCAGCCATAAAACGCGGATTGACTCCCTGTTCCTGGATGAAGGTTTCGGCACGCTCGACAGCGAAACCCTGGATACCGCGCTGGATGCGCTCGACGCCCTGAATGCTACCGGGAAAACCATTGGCGTGATCAGCCACGTTGAGGCGATGAAAGAGCGCATTCCGGTGCAGATCAGGGTGAAGAAGATTAACGGGCTGGGATATAGCAGGCTGGACAGAGAATTTTCGGTGGGGTGAATGGGGGGACGGTGCGGTCTGGTGCCCTCACCCTGGCCCTCTCCCACAGGGAGAGGGAATAAACCTTAAAAACAGCAACTTGTGTTGCTGTTTTGCTTTTCCCTTGCCTCACCCTGGCCCTCTCCCACAGGGAGAGGGTACAAACATTAAAAACGGCAACGCAGGTTGCCGTTTTGCGTTTATTCCGGCCACAGCCACGCCGCGCCGCGCACGCCGCTGGAATCTCCGTGCACCGCTTTGCGTATCGGGGTTTCACACTCCCCTCCGAAGACCCACTGTTTCACCAGCGTCGGCACCGTCGCGTACAGGCGGTCGACGTTGCTCATGCCGCCACCCAGCACAATCACGTCCGGATCGAGAATATTGATCACGTGCGCCAGCGATTTCGCCAGCCGCGTTTCGTAGCGGCTGAGCGCCAGCTCAGCGAGCGGATCGTCTTCTTCAACCAGGCGCATAATCTCGTTACCCTTCAGCGGCTGGCCGCTCAGGCGATGGTAATCGGTCGCAAAGCCCGTGCCGGAAATAAAGGTCTCAATACACCCCTGCTTGCCGCAGTAGCAGGGTACTTCAGCGCGGTATTTGAGCTCATCTTCATCCATCCACGGCAGCGGGTTGTGCCCCCACTCGCCTGCCGTTCCGTTACCGCCAATGTGTGAACGGCCACCGAAGGCCACGCCCGCCCCGCAGCCGGTGCCGATAATCACTGCAAAAACGGTCTGCGCCCCGGCAGCGGCGCCGTCAATGGCCTCTGAAACCGCCAGGCAGTTGGCATCGTTAGCCAGTCGGACCTCGCGGTTCAGGCGCGCGCTCAGGTCCTTATCAAAGGGCTGACCGTTAAGCCACGTCGAGTTAGCGTTTTTAACCACGCCGGTATAGGGCGAAATCGAGCCTGGGATCCCCATTCCGACACTCCCCGTTTCCCCCGTCGCCTGTTCAGTCATCTCAACCAGACGGGCAATCGTCTCAATCGTCTGCTGATAATCATCGCGCGGCGTGGGCAGCCGGTGGCGGAACAGCTGCTCCCCCTGCTCGCTCAGCGCAATGACTTCCGTTTTGGTGCCGCCCAAATCAATCCCAATACGCACAGGACACTCCTCATTATTTTGATTATCAACAGAGTAGAAGCCGGCTACCCGATTAGCAATGCAAGCGATGCGACAATTCGTTATCATGCCCGCTGATTTAACGACAAGGCCGTGGAAATTATCATGCTGTGGTTCAAAAATTTGATGGTTTACCGTCTCAGCCGCGACGTTTCGCTGCGTGCAGAAGAGATGGAAAAACAGTTAGCCGCTTACACCTTTTCCCCTTGCGGTAGCCAGGATATGGCCAAAACCGGCTGGGTCCCGCCGATGGGTTCACAAAGCGATGCCCTGACCCACGTCAGCAGCACCGGTCAAATCATCGTCTGCGCCCGTAAAGAGGAAAAAATCCTGCCAACGCCGGTGGTCAAGCAGGCGCTGGAAGCCAAAATCTTCAAGCTGGAAGCCGAACAGGGCCGTAAGCTGAAAAAGACTGAAAAAGATTCTCTGAAAGACGAAGTGCTGCACTCTCTGCTGCCGCGCGCCTTTAGCCGCTTTAGCCAGACCATGATGTGGATCGACACCGTCAACGGGCTGATCATGGTGGACTGCGCCAGCGCCAAGAAAGCAGAAGATACGCTGGCCCTGCTGCGCAAAAGCCTTGGCTCGCTGCCGGTAGTGCCGCTGGCACTGGAAACCCCGATTGAGCTAACCCTGACCGAATGGGTTCGCAGCGGTACGGCCGCGCAGGGCTTCCAGATCCTCGATGAAGCGGAGCTAAAAGCGCTGCTGGAAGATGGCGGCGTGATCCGCGCGAAAAAACAGGATCTGGTGAGCGACGAAATCGCCGTACACATTGAAGCGGGCAAAGTCGTAACCAAACTGGCCCTTGACTGGCAGCAGCGTATTCAGTTCATGATGTGCGATGACGGCTCGGTGAAGCGCCTCAAGTTCTGCGACGAGCTGCGCGATCAGAATGAAGATATCGACCGGGAAGACTACGCCCAGCGCTTTGACGCGGACTTTATCCTGATGACCGGCGAGCTGGCGGCGTTGATTCAGAATCTGGTTGAAAGCCTTGGCGGCGAAGCACAGCGCTAACAGGCAAAATGTAGGCCGGGTAAGCGAATGCGCCACCCGGCTTGCTTTTATTTCAGGTAGCGGCACAGATAAGAGGTGGGTTCAGCAACCTGCAGATGAAACTCGCTGTGGCCAGGAACGTTGAAAACCGCTCCGGCAGAATAGACTTTCCATTCCGTTTCACCCGGTAATAAGACGTTCAGCGCACCGCTGACAACCGTCATCTCTTCAGCTTCTGCGGTACCAAAGGTGTATTCACCTTCAGCCATAACGCCGACACTGGCGCGGCCAGTGCTGCTGCTGGTAAAACCGATGGATTTCACTTTACCGGAAAAGTATT is a genomic window containing:
- the proY gene encoding proline-specific permease ProY yields the protein MESTNKLKRGLSTRHIRFMALGSAIGTGLFYGSADAIKMAGPSVLLAYIIGGVAAYIIMRALGEMSVHNPSASSFSRYAQENLGPLAGFITGWTYCFEILIVAIADVTAFGIYMGVWFPDVPHWIWVLSVVLIICAVNLMSVKVFGELEFWFSFFKVATIIIMILAGFGIIIWGIGNGGQPTGIHNLWSNGGFFSNGWLGMVMSLQMVMFAYGGIEIIGITAGEAKDPEKSIPRAINSVPMRILVFYVGTLFVIMSIYPWNQVGTNGSPFVLTFQHMGIAFAASILNFVVLTASLSAINSDVFGVGRMLHGMAEQGSAPKVFAKTSRRGTPWVTVVVMTVALLFSVYLNYIMPENVFLVIASLATFATVWVWIMILLSQIAFRRRLSPEEAKALKFKVPGGVPTTVVGLIFLVFIIALIGYHPDTRISLYVGFAWIALLLVGWMFKRRHDRQLAEAQ
- the brnQ gene encoding branched-chain amino acid transporter carrier protein BrnQ; translated protein: MTHHLKSRDIIALGFMTFALFVGAGNIIFPPMVGLQAGEHVWTAAFGFLITAVGLPVLTVVALAKVGGGVDSLSTPIGKVAGVLLATVCYLAVGPLFATPRTATVSFEVGIAPLTGDGAMPLFIYSLVYFAIVILVSLYPGKLLDTVGNFLAPLKIVALIVLAVAAIVWPAGPISTAMDAYQNAAFSNGFVNGYLTMDTLGAMVFGIVIVNAARSRGVTEARLLTRYTIWAGLMAGVGLTLLYLALFRLGSDSATLVDQNANGAAILHAYVQHTFGGAGSMLLAALIFLACLVTAVGLTCACAEFFAQYLPLSYRTLVFILGIFSMAVSNLGLSHLIQVSIPVLTAIYPPCIVLVVLSFTRPWWNNSSRIIAPAMFISLIFGILDGIKASAFTDVLPAWTQRLPLSEQGLAWLMPTVVALVLAIIWDRAAGRQVASNAH
- the phoR gene encoding phosphate regulon sensor histidine kinase PhoR, with amino-acid sequence MLERLSWKRLVFELILCCIPAFILGAFLGHLPWFLLAAVTGLLIWHFWNLLRLSWWLWVDRSMTPPPGSGSWEPLLYGLHQMQMRNKKRRRELGSLIKRFRSGAESLPDAVILTTEEGTIFWCNGLAQQLLGLRWPDDNGQNILNLLRYPEFTQYLKTREFTRPHNLKLNNGRHLEIRVMPYSDRQWLMVARDVTQMHQLEGARRNFFANVSHELRTPLTVLQGYLEMMQEQILEGAPREKALHTMREQTHRMEGLVKQLLTLSKIEAAPSLALTDTIDVPMMLRVVEREAQTLSHKKHEFTFEVDNTLKVLGSEDELRSAISNLVYNAVNHTPEGTHIWVRWQPTAAGAEFSVEDNGPGISSEHLPRLTERFYRVDKARSRQTGGSGLGLAIVKHAVNHHESRLDIQSTLGKGTRFSFVIPERLIAKKSA
- the phoB gene encoding phosphate response regulator transcription factor PhoB; translation: MARRILVVEDEAPIREMVCFVLEQNGFQPVEAEDYDSAVNQLNEPWPDLILLDWMLPGGSGLQFIKHIKREAMTRDIPVVMLTARGEEEDRVRGLETGADDYITKPFSPKELVARIKAVMRRISPMAVEEVIEMQGLSLDPTSHRVMTGENPLDMGPTEFKLLHFFMTHPERVYSREQLLNNVWGTNVYVEDRTVDVHIRRLRKALELSGHDRMVQTVRGTGYRFSTRF
- the sbcD gene encoding exonuclease subunit SbcD, which produces MRILHTSDWHLGQNFYSKSRAAEHEAFLNWLLKTAQSHDVDAIIVAGDIFDTGQPPSYARELYNRFVVNLQQTGCHLVIVAGNHDSVATLNESRDILAFLNTTVVASAGHAPQILKKRDGTPGAVLCPVPFLRPRDIVQSQAGLSGGEKQQHLLQSITDYYHRQHEDACALRGELTLPVIATGHLTTVGASKSDAVRDIYIGTLDAFPAQNFPPADYIALGHIHRAQIVGGAEHIRYCGSPLALSFDETGKAKSVHLVSFTDGKLSAVETLEVPVTQPLAVLKGDLDAITAQLEQWRGAALNPPVWLDIEITTDDYLHDMQRKIQSLTEDLPVEVLLVRRSREQREKILLGAQRETLSELKVEEVFERRLSQEEIDDDKRARLNELFAHTLHALNDEEENA